A genomic window from Vitis riparia cultivar Riparia Gloire de Montpellier isolate 1030 chromosome 18, EGFV_Vit.rip_1.0, whole genome shotgun sequence includes:
- the LOC117907770 gene encoding GTPase HflX isoform X2, with amino-acid sequence MKATVSSCFSSISIIPPSSLVHDPHSPFPPVRLRPIPAFTLRTHSTTSFRLVRVLQRGVGVVSPDDLSPPEPVIDVKEEEVFAVVDGVAGTKAEEKTLKAPTRVKKKGGEGESDDNRFKLRNGREVFEEKAYLVAVELKGDMEYSFSIEESLKELAQLADTAGLMVVGSTSQKLSTPNRRTYIGSGKVAEIKSAIHALDVETVIFDDELSAGQLRNLEKAFGGDVRVCDRTALILDIFNQRAATHEAALQVALAQMEYQLPRLTKMWTHLERQAGGKVKGMGEKQIEVDKRILRTQIGALKKELESVRQHRKQYRNRRFSVPVPVVSLVGYTNAGKSTLLNRLTGSNVLAEDRLFATLDPTTRRVQVAAFRATLEEISESSLLVHVVDISHPLAEQQIDAVDKVLSELDVLSIPRLMVWNKVDKASNPQKIKLEAEKREDVVCISALNGDGLNEFCNAVQEKLKDSMVWVEALVPFDKGELLSTIHQVGMVERTEYTENGTLVKAHVPLRFARLLTPMRQLSKS; translated from the exons ATGAAGGCTACCGTGAGTTCTTGCTTTTCTTCTATTTCCATCATCCCTCCCTCGTCTCTAGTCCACGACCCTCACTCTCCATTCCCTCCAGTCCGTCTTCGTCCAATTCCTGCTTTTACTCTCAGAACGCACTCCACTACTTCTTTCAGACTCGTCAGAGTTCTCCAACGAGGAGTTGGAGTCGTGTCTCCCGACGACCTGTCTCCACCGGAGCCCGTGATTGATGTGAAAGAGGAAGAGGTGTTTGCAGTGGTTGATGGAGTCGCAGGAACCAAAGCCGAAGAGAAAACCCTAAAGGCCCCCACTAGAGTTAAGAAGAAGGGAGGTGAAGGAGAGAGTGATGATAATAGGTTCAAGCTGCGTAACGGAAGAGAG GTTTTTGAGGAAAAAGCATACCTTGTTGCTGTTGAGCTCAAAGGTGACATGGAGTATTCCTTCAGCATAGAAGAATCACTTAAGGAACTGGCCCAGTTAGCTGACACTGCTGGACTTATGGTTGTTGGTTCTACATCTCAAAA ACTTAGTACTCCAAATCGAAGGACATATATTGGATCTGGCAAGGTTGCAGAAATTAAGAGTGCAATCCATGCACTGGATGTTGAGACCGTAATATTTGATGATGAGCTTTCAGCAGG GCAATTGCGTAATTTGGAAAAGGCTTTTGGTGGAGATGTTAGAGTCTGTGACCGCACTGCCCTCATCCTTGATATCTTTAACCAGCGAGCAGCAACACATGAAGCAGCTTTACAG GTTGCATTGGCACAAATGGAATATCAGTTGCCACGTCTCACGAAGATGTGGACTCACCTTGAGCGTCAAGCAGGAGGCAAGGTGAAAGGAATGGGTGAGAAACAAATTGAAGTGGATAAGCGTATCTTACGCACTCAA ATTGGTGCTCTTAAAAAAGAGCTAGAATCAGTTCGGCAACATCGGAAGCAGTATAGAAACCGGCGTTTCTCTGTGCCCGTTCCTGTTGTATCTTTG GTTGGGTACACAAATGCTGGAAAGAGTACACTCCTAAATAGATTAACTGGGTCTAATGTTCTTGCTGAGGATCGGTTATTTGCAACACTTGATCCAACTACAAGAAGGGTGCAG GTTGCGGCCTTCAGAGCAACATTGGAGGAGATATCAGAATCATCACTTTTGGTGCATGTGGTGGACATTAG CCATCCACTAGCAGAGCAGCAGATAGATGCTGTGGACAAAGTTCTGTCAGAATTAGACGTGTTGTCAATTCCAAGATTGATGGTCTGGAACAAG GTTGATAAAGCTAGCAATcctcaaaaaatcaaattggaaGCAGAGAAAAGAGAAGATGTTGTCTGCATATCTGCTTTAAATGGTGATGGATTGAATGAATTCTGCAATGCAGTTCAGGAAAAATTGAAG GATTCTATGGTTTGGGTGGAAGCTTTGGTCCCATTTGACAAAGGGGAACTCCTCAGTACCATTCATCAGGTTGGAATGGTGGAGAGAACT GAATATACAGAAAACGGGACATTGGTCAAGGCACATGTTCCCCTTCGGTTCGCAAGGCTACTCACCCCCATGAGGCAACTCTCTAAATCATGA
- the LOC117907770 gene encoding GTPase HflX isoform X1, whose product MKATVSSCFSSISIIPPSSLVHDPHSPFPPVRLRPIPAFTLRTHSTTSFRLVRVLQRGVGVVSPDDLSPPEPVIDVKEEEVFAVVDGVAGTKAEEKTLKAPTRVKKKGGEGESDDNRFKLRNGREVFEEKAYLVAVELKGDMEYSFSIEESLKELAQLADTAGLMVVGSTSQKLSTPNRRTYIGSGKVAEIKSAIHALDVETVIFDDELSAGQLRNLEKAFGGDVRVCDRTALILDIFNQRAATHEAALQVALAQMEYQLPRLTKMWTHLERQAGGKVKGMGEKQIEVDKRILRTQIGALKKELESVRQHRKQYRNRRFSVPVPVVSLVGYTNAGKSTLLNRLTGSNVLAEDRLFATLDPTTRRVQMKNGREFLLTDTVGFIQKLPTMLVAAFRATLEEISESSLLVHVVDISHPLAEQQIDAVDKVLSELDVLSIPRLMVWNKVDKASNPQKIKLEAEKREDVVCISALNGDGLNEFCNAVQEKLKDSMVWVEALVPFDKGELLSTIHQVGMVERTEYTENGTLVKAHVPLRFARLLTPMRQLSKS is encoded by the exons ATGAAGGCTACCGTGAGTTCTTGCTTTTCTTCTATTTCCATCATCCCTCCCTCGTCTCTAGTCCACGACCCTCACTCTCCATTCCCTCCAGTCCGTCTTCGTCCAATTCCTGCTTTTACTCTCAGAACGCACTCCACTACTTCTTTCAGACTCGTCAGAGTTCTCCAACGAGGAGTTGGAGTCGTGTCTCCCGACGACCTGTCTCCACCGGAGCCCGTGATTGATGTGAAAGAGGAAGAGGTGTTTGCAGTGGTTGATGGAGTCGCAGGAACCAAAGCCGAAGAGAAAACCCTAAAGGCCCCCACTAGAGTTAAGAAGAAGGGAGGTGAAGGAGAGAGTGATGATAATAGGTTCAAGCTGCGTAACGGAAGAGAG GTTTTTGAGGAAAAAGCATACCTTGTTGCTGTTGAGCTCAAAGGTGACATGGAGTATTCCTTCAGCATAGAAGAATCACTTAAGGAACTGGCCCAGTTAGCTGACACTGCTGGACTTATGGTTGTTGGTTCTACATCTCAAAA ACTTAGTACTCCAAATCGAAGGACATATATTGGATCTGGCAAGGTTGCAGAAATTAAGAGTGCAATCCATGCACTGGATGTTGAGACCGTAATATTTGATGATGAGCTTTCAGCAGG GCAATTGCGTAATTTGGAAAAGGCTTTTGGTGGAGATGTTAGAGTCTGTGACCGCACTGCCCTCATCCTTGATATCTTTAACCAGCGAGCAGCAACACATGAAGCAGCTTTACAG GTTGCATTGGCACAAATGGAATATCAGTTGCCACGTCTCACGAAGATGTGGACTCACCTTGAGCGTCAAGCAGGAGGCAAGGTGAAAGGAATGGGTGAGAAACAAATTGAAGTGGATAAGCGTATCTTACGCACTCAA ATTGGTGCTCTTAAAAAAGAGCTAGAATCAGTTCGGCAACATCGGAAGCAGTATAGAAACCGGCGTTTCTCTGTGCCCGTTCCTGTTGTATCTTTG GTTGGGTACACAAATGCTGGAAAGAGTACACTCCTAAATAGATTAACTGGGTCTAATGTTCTTGCTGAGGATCGGTTATTTGCAACACTTGATCCAACTACAAGAAGGGTGCAG ATGAAGAATGGTAGGGAATTTCTTCTCACAGATACAGTTGGATTCATCCAAAAGTTACCAACTATGCTG GTTGCGGCCTTCAGAGCAACATTGGAGGAGATATCAGAATCATCACTTTTGGTGCATGTGGTGGACATTAG CCATCCACTAGCAGAGCAGCAGATAGATGCTGTGGACAAAGTTCTGTCAGAATTAGACGTGTTGTCAATTCCAAGATTGATGGTCTGGAACAAG GTTGATAAAGCTAGCAATcctcaaaaaatcaaattggaaGCAGAGAAAAGAGAAGATGTTGTCTGCATATCTGCTTTAAATGGTGATGGATTGAATGAATTCTGCAATGCAGTTCAGGAAAAATTGAAG GATTCTATGGTTTGGGTGGAAGCTTTGGTCCCATTTGACAAAGGGGAACTCCTCAGTACCATTCATCAGGTTGGAATGGTGGAGAGAACT GAATATACAGAAAACGGGACATTGGTCAAGGCACATGTTCCCCTTCGGTTCGCAAGGCTACTCACCCCCATGAGGCAACTCTCTAAATCATGA
- the LOC117906667 gene encoding BEL1-like homeodomain protein 7: MQSVGLQLKNATGAPTGNFVTGNPQIVPRTQLGILDAEQNLLPQRLSLSLSTQIPSTVPLASFQYQYVNPGLSSLFGSHVSSSAERTISCEGDESSQAKEFRNDEYLPSSFPGTDQSAVKTEALCNPRYSEIPKVTGADQCLYESFGPANTVLNSKFLKSVQQLLDEVVNVRKTLKQQEFDKHHKFHEIGLNGSKENDERSNNRTILSSPIGSSSDPNGLVTNSSCKLSPTERQDLEHKKAKLLSMLDEVDKRYKQYYDQTQIVGSFFDMLAGFGAAKTYMALALQRISRHFRCLRDAISGQIRITCRNLGEQDTSPNGLGGGMSRLGYVDQQLRQQRALQQFGGMRHAWRPQRGLPESSVSILRTWLFEHFLHPYPKDSEKIMLARQTGLTRSQVANWFINARVRLWKPMVEEIYKEEIVDSETKYKSSPESPPKEPRDDSWASEDKGEELQETMTSTAAAGGHLGQSHNMTSDFMRDVEMNGPTARMSFQKGAHGDVDTDCGIMKLQGDQNSNMDDHSLYLDEFVPTNQNGDGSLMAATYHISELSDLGVGSQVSLALGLRHCESDVPSISGGPLIRGGDIAASVGPDTAEYNCMDSGNQRHRFGKPHLIHDFVV; this comes from the exons ATGCAATCTGTTGGTCTGCAGTTAAAAAATGCTACAGGTGCTCCGACTGGCAATTTTGTTACCGGAAATCCTCAGATAGTGCCAAGGACACAGCTAGGCATTCTAGATGCTGAACAGAATTTGCTGCCTCAGCGATTATCTCTCAGCCTCAGCACACAGATACCATCCACAGTTCCACTGGCTTCATTTCAGTACCAGTATGTGAACCCAGGTCTCTCTTCACTTTTTGGTTCTCATGTTTCATCTTCAGCGGAGAGAACAATATCTTGTGAAGGTGATGAAAGTTCTCAAGCTAAGGAGTTTAGAAATGATGAATACCTACCATCTAGTTTCCCAGGAACTGATCAGAGTGCTGTCAAAACAGAGGCCTTGTGCAATCCTCGATACTCAGAAATCCCTAAAGTAACTGGTGCTGATCAGTGTCTCTATGAATCTTTTGGTCCTGCAAACACTGTCTTGAACTCCAAATTCCTCAAGTCAGTACAGCAATTGCTTGACGAAGTAGTTAATGTCCGAAAAACTTTGAAGCAGCAGGAGTTTGACAAACACCATAAGTTCCATGAGATTGGTTTAAATGGCTCCAAAGAGAATGATGAGAGATCCAATAATCGCACTATACTTTCCTCACCAATTGGGAGCTCTTCAGACCCTAATGGGTTGGTTACCAATTCCTCCTGTAAGCTTTCACCCACAGAACGACAGGATTTGGAGCACAAGAAGGCCAAGCTTTTGTCCATGTTGGATGAG GTAGATAAAAGATACAAACAGTATTATGATCAGACACAAATTGTGGGATCCTTTTTTGACATGTTAGCTGGGTTTGGGGCGGCAAAAACATACATGGCACTTGCCCTGCAAAGAATTTCCCGCCACTTCCGCTGTTTGCGTGATGCAATCAGTGGCCAGATTCGAATAACCTGCAGAAACCTTGGGGAGCAAGATACTTCACCAAATGGTCTAGGTGGTGGAATGTCTCGTCTTGGCTATGTAGACCAGCAGCTCAGACAACAGAGAGCTCTTCAGCAGTTTGGTGGGATGCGACATGCGTGGAGGCCACAGAGGGGACTGCCTGAAAGTTCTGTTTCAATCCTTCGCACATGGCTGTTTGAGCACTTTCTTCATCC TTATCCAAAGGATTCGGAGAAAATCATGCTAGCTAGGCAGACCGGCTTGACCAGGAGCCAG GTTGCAAACTGGTTTATAAATGCACGGGTGCGTCTTTGGAAGCCCATGGTTGAGGAGATTTATAAAGAAGAGATTGTTGATTCAGAGACAAAGTATAAATCTTCCCCAGAGAGTCCTCCAAAAGAACCAAGAGATGATTCCTGGGCATCTGAGGATAAGGGAGAAGAGTTGCAAGAAACTATGACATCCACAGCAGCTGCAGGTGGCCACCTGGGTCAATCACATAACATGACGTCTGATTTTATGCGTGATGTGGAAATGAATGGGCCTACGGCAAGAATGAGCTTTCAAAAGGGCGCCCATGGAGATGTGGACACAGATTGTGGGATAATGAAATTACAGGGCGATCAAAACTCTAATATGGATGACCATAGCCTTTATCTTGATGAGTTTGTTCCAACCAACCAGAATGGTGATGGGAGTCTTATGGCTGCAACATACCACATATCAGAGTTGAGTGACCTAGGAGTTGGCAGTCAGGTGTCACTTGCATTGGGGTTGCGGCATTGTGAAAGTGATGTGCCATCCATTTCTGGGGGGCCCCTTATTAGAGGGGGTGATATTGCTGCTTCTGTGGGCCCTGACACTGCCGAATATAATTGCATGGATTCAGGAAACCAGCGACATAGGTTTGGCAAACCCCATCTCATACATGATTTTGTAGTCTGA
- the LOC117906668 gene encoding BEL1-like homeodomain protein 11, translating into MVSQESSPNPTSSILHQFIISDSFTSPNQFENHHFDAYGSDLRGSNTFPQSLGVLPSIQSLGERMSRSIDLVQAPAVGEESEISHTRHFMDLLGAANESNHQAHRLSLSLGSHVLMPSVHYRQRPLNSDFVSSNYLFSGEEAREACNPGVERLCDDYSYVSSAFATPSTSLNRSCSTSYGTESFVNAVGNSRYLRPTQSLLEEVVNAGGKAIDLSNEKYIGRLSRSGRRGALGFASELKAELCGNGSLSAEKQDIQIEIAKLIGLLEEVESRYEEYYHQMEDVVSSFEVIAGVGAAKSYTALALQAMFRHFCSLRDAIISQINVARRKLAQDLPKISTGFSQLSLFDQEGRNSRMSLQQLGMFQSHRQAWRPIRGLPETSVAILRSWLFEHFLHPYPNDSEKLMLASQTGLTKNQVSNWFINARVRLWKPMIEEMYKEEFAESSVESDPLVASSSTRCE; encoded by the exons ATGGTCTCCCAAGAATCATCCCCCAACCCAACTTCAAGCATTTTGCACCAGTTCATCATCTCTGACTCCTTCACGAGTCCAAACCAATTTGAAAACCATCATTTTGATGCTTATGGATCTGATTTAAGAGGCAGTAACACATTTCCTCAGTCTCTCGGCGTCTTGCCCAGCATTCAGTCTCTCGGAGAAAGAATGTCTAGATCAATAGACCTTGTTCAAGCTCCTGCAGTAGGAGAAGAGTCTGAGATCAGCCACACCAGACACTTCATGGATCTTCTTGGAGCTGCAAATGAGTCCAATCACCAAGCTCACAGGCTCTCGCTCTCCCTAGGCTCTCATGTGCTAATGCCTTCCGTTCATTACAGGCAAAGACCCTTAAACTCGGACTTCGTGAGCTCCAATTACTTATTTTCTGGCGAAGAAGCAAGAGAAGCTTGCAACCCAGGAGTGGAGCGCCTGTGTGATGATTATTCTTATGTGAGTAGCGCCTTTGCTACACCTTCAACCTCTCTCAATCGCTCTTGTTCCACTTCCTATGGAACAGAGTCTTTTGTCAATGCAGTCGGGAACTCAAGATATTTAAGACCAACTCAGTCCCTCCTTGAAGAAGTTGTTAACGCGGGTGGCAAGGCCATTGACTTGAGCAATGAAAAATATATCGGTAGGTTGTCCCGAAGTGGCAGAAGAGGAGCTCTAGGATTTGCTTCTGAGCTAAAAGCAGAATTGTGTGGGAATGGATCATTATCAGCTGAAAAACAAGATATTCAGATAGAAATAGCGAAACTTATTGGCTTGTTGGAGGAG GTTGAGAGCAGATATGAGGAGTACTATCATCAAATGGAAGACGTGGTATCCTCCTTCGAGGTGATAGCAGGTGTGGGAGCAGCCAAGTCTTACACTGCTCTTGCCCTTCAGGCCATGTTTAGACATTTTTGCAGCTTGAGAGATGCCATTATATCTCAAATCAATGTGGCAAGAAGAAAGCTTGCCCAAGATTTGCCGAAAATCAGCACAGGATTTTCACAACTTAGCTTGTTTGACCAAGAGGGTAGAAACAGCCGAATGTCTCTTCAACAGCTGGGAATGTTCCAAAGCCACCGGCAAGCATGGCGACCCATAAGGGGATTGCCGGAGACCTCTGTGGCTATCCTTCGGTCATGGCTCTTCGAACACTTTCTCCACCC TTACCCAAATGACTCTGAGAAGTTAATGTTGGCATCACAGACAGGCCTGACTAAGAACCAA GTCTCAAATTGGTTCATAAATGCTCGGGTTAGACTATGGAAGCCTATGATAGAAGAAATGTACAAAGAGGAGTTTGCAGAGTCTTCAGTAGAGTCGGATCCATTAGTAGCGAGCAGTTCCACAAGGTGCGAGTGA
- the LOC117907268 gene encoding peroxidase 9 yields the protein MAFFKVLYSFFMLTAFHSSTFSLAHPGVDFGWDGSFHPGGRFSGLFPGFYQYSCPQANDIVLSVLDKAIAKEPRMAASLLRLHFHDCFVQGCDASILLDDSASIVSEKGSGPNKNSIRGFEVIDEIKAKLEEACPQTVSCADILALAARGSTVLRGGPFWELPLGRRDSKTASLTGSNNNIPAPNSTLQNLITLFKRQGLDEVDLVALSGGHTIGMARCVTFKQRLYNQNGDNQPDETLEKAYYNGLKSVCPKSGGDNNISPLDFASPAKFDNTYFKLILWGRGLLTSDEVLLTGNVDKTEELVRRFAEDEALFLNQFATSMVKMGNISPLTALNGEIRTNCHRIN from the exons ATGGCTTTCTTCAAAGTTCTCTATAGCTTTTTCATGCTGACGGCTTTCCATTCTTCCACATTCTCCCTTGCCCACCCTGGTGTTGATTTTGGCTGGGATGGTAGCTTCCATCCTGGAGGAAGGTTTTCTGGTCTCTTTCCAGGCTTCTATCAGTACTCATGCCCTCAAGCTAACGACATTGTCCTGTCAGTCTTGGATAAAGCCATTGCAAAAGAGCCCAGGATGGCTGCCTCTCTCCTTAGGCTTCACTTCCATGACTGTTTTGTGCAG GGCTGTGATGCATCCATCTTGTTGGACGATAGTGCAAGCATAGTCAGCGAAAAGGGGTCAGGGCCGAACAAGAACTCAATTAGAGGATTTGAAGTGATCGATGAGATCAAGGCCAAGTTGGAAGAAGCATGCCCCCAGACTGTTTCTTGTGCAGACATTCTAGCCCTTGCCGCACGTGGCTCCACTGTACTA AGAGGTGGACCATTTTGGGAGCTCCCACTGGGGAGGAGGGACTCAAAAACAGCAAGCCTTACTGGCTCAAACAACAACATTCCTGCTCCAAACTCCACACTTCAAAACCTCATAACACTCTTCAAACGCCAAGGCCTAGATGAAGTTGACCTTGTTGCCCTCTCTG GAGGGCACACGATTGGAATGGCAAGATGCGTGACCTTCAAGCAGAGGTTGTATAATCAAAATGGAGACAACCAGCCAGATGAGACCCTAGAGAAAGCCTACTACAATGGCTTGAAATCAGTGTGTCCAAAATCAGGGGGTGACAACAACATATCTCCCTTGGACTTTGCCTCACCTGCCAAATTTGATAACACCTACTTCAagctcattctctggggaagaGGCCTGCTCACTTCAGACGAAGTGCTTCTCACTGGGAATGTGGACAAGACTGAGGAGCTGGTTAGGAGATTTGCCGAGGATGAAGCCCTCTTTCTCAACCAGTTTGCCACTTCAATGGTGAAGATGGGGAACATCTCTCCGCTCACTGCTCTAAATGGTGAAATTAGGACCAACTGCCACCGCATTAACTAA